CCCGACCCAGGTGGCGCCGATCAATACCGCCTTCACCCCGACCGCCGCCGAGGTGGAGCGCGCCCGCGCCGTGGTCGAGACCTTCCGCACCTCCGGCGTCGCCCAACTGGATGGCGAATTCGTCGAAGGTCCCATCGTCCGCCGATACGAGCGCATTCTGACGCTCGTCGATCACTCTCTCTGAGGATCCAACATGCGCCAAGCCGTCAAAGAAATCGGCCCCCAGCGGTACCGCGAGACCTTCGGTCGCTACTACGATGACTTCAAGATCGGAGACGTCTACGAGCACCGTCCGGGCCGCACGATCACCGAGACCGACAACACGTGGTTCACGCTGCTGTCGATGAACACGCATCCGATGCACTTCGACAAGGAGTACGCCAAGCACTCCGAATTCGGACAGATCATCGTGGCGAGCCCCTTCACGGTCGCGGTAATCGTCGGCATGAGTGTCACCGACGTCTCGCAGAAGGCCAAGGCGAACCTCGGCTGGAAGGAGATCCGGATGCCGGCGCCGGTGTTCGTCGGCGATACGATCTATGCGTGGTCCGAGGTTCTCGACAAACGCGAATCGAAGTCCCGCCCCGGCGACGGGATCGTGACGATCAAGTCGGTCGGCACCAAGCAGGACGGAACGGTCGTGTGCGAATTCGAACGCGTGATGCTGATCCCGAAGGCGGGTGCCGATTTCGACGACGCCGCGAATTATTGAGGTCGACCGATGAACATTGCACTTTCCCCCGCCGAGGCGACGCTGTCCGACGACGACGAAGCCCAACTCCTCGACGCCATCGACAAATGGGTCGAGGGCGAGCTGAAGCCCGTCGCGATGAAATACGATCACGCCGACGAGTATCCGCACGACATCGTCGAGCAGATGAAGGACTTCGGTCTCTTCGGCGCGACGATCCCGCAGGAGTATGGCGGCCTCGGCCTGCCGGCCACCACCTACGCCAAGATCGTCATGCGCATGGCGGCGACGTGGATGTCGCCCACCGGCATTTTCAACTCGCACCTGATGATGGCCGCCGCCGTGCAGCGCTTCGGCACCGAGGCGCAGAAGGTCGAATGGCTGCCGAAGTTCGCGAGCGGAGAGATCCGCGGCGGCCTCGCCCTCACCGAGCCCGACTGCGGCACCGACCTCCAGGCCGTGCGCACGGTGGCCCGGCGCGATGGCGACCACTACGTCATCAACGGCACGAAGACCTGGATCAGCAACGGCATCGAAGGCTCCTGCGTCGCGCTCCTCGTCAAGACGGACCCGGCCGCCGAGCCGCGCCACAAGGGCATGAGCCTCTTCCTGACGCCGAAGGGGCCGGGCTTCCGCGTCGGCCGCAAGCTGGAAAAGCTCGGCTACAAGTCGATCGATTCCGCCGAGCTGGTCTATGAGGACTACCGCGTCCCGGCCGATCATCTCGTCGGCGGCGAAGAGGGCAGGGGCTTCGCCCAGGTCGCGGGCGGGCTGGAGCTGGGCCGCATCAACGTCGCCGCGCGCGGGGCCGGCCTCGCCGAGGGCGCCCTGCAGCGGGCGAGCGACTATGCGCAGATCCGCAAGACCTTCGGCAAGGAGATCATTCACCACCAGTTGATCGCCGCGAAGATCGGCGAGATGGCGACCCGCGCCAGAGCGGCCCGGCTTCTGGTGCTGGACGCCGCCGCCACCTACGACCGCGGCGAGCGGTGCGACATGGAGGCCGGCATGGCGAAGTTCTTCGCCTCCGAGGCCGGACTCGAGAACGCCACCGAGGCGATGCGCATCCACGGCGGTTACGGCTACTCCAAGGAATACGACATAGAGCGCCTCTACCGCGACGCCCCGCTGATGTGCATCGGCGAAGGCACCAACGAGATGCAGCGCCTCATCATCGGCAAGCAGTACGCCAAGCGAGCCCCCGTTCGATGAGGCCGCTCGAAGGGATCCGCATCCTCACGCTGGAGCAGTTCGGCGCCGGGCCTTACGGTTCCATGGCGCTGGCCGACCTCGGCGCCGAGGTCATCAAGGTGGAGAACGCGGCAACGGGGGGCGACGCCTCCCGCCACGTCGGCCCGCACATGCTGGGTGAGGGCGACAGCCAGTATTTCCAGACCTTCAACCTCAACAAGAAAAGCGTCGCGCTGGACCTCAAGACCGAGGCCGGGCGCGCCGCCTTCCGCACGCTCGCCGCGACCGCCGACGCCGTCGTCAACAACATGCGCGGCGACCAGCCCGAGAAACTCGGCATCGACTATGCGAGCCTCCGGGACGTGAAGCCCGACATCGTCTGTCTCCACATCTCCGCCTACGGCCGCGACAACGAGCGCAAGGGCTGGCCGGGCTACGACTACCTCATGCAGGCCGAGGCGGGCCTCATGAGCATGACCGGTGAGCCGGACGGACCGCCGACGCGCCTCGGTCTCTCGATGATCGACTTCATGACCGGGATCACCGGCGCGCTGGGTCTGGTCTCGGCGATCCTGAAGGCCAGGACCAGCGGCAAAGGCTGCGACGTCGACACCTGCCTCTTCGACGTCGCGCTGCACCAGATGTCCTACCCCGCCACCTGGTACATGAACGAAGGCGACGCGCCCCGGCGCCTGCCTCGCAGCGCGCACCCCTCGGGCGTACCGGTGCAGACCTTCCCAACGGCCGACGGCTGGATCTTCGTCATGTGCATGACGCAGAAATTCTGGCTGAACCTCGTCGCCGGGATGGACCGCATGGATCTGGCGGACAACCCGCTGTTCGTCGACATGGCGGCGCGGCGCACCAACCGCGAGGCGCTGGCCGACACCTTGGATGAGACCTTCCGCACCCGGACCACCGAGGAGTGGCTGGCCGTCCTCTCCGGTTCGCTGCCGGTGGCGCCGGTCTACGACGTACCGAGCGCCTTCGCGAACCCCTGGCTCGATACGGTGGGAATGCGCCAGACGATCCGGCATCCGGCGAAGAGCGACTTCTCGGTCCTGTCGAGCCCGATCAAGGTGAACGGCGTGCGCGCGACCGCCCATCCCGCCAGCGGCCTCGGCGCCGACACCGAGGCGGTGCTGAGAGAAGCCGGCGTCGACCCGGAGACGCTCGCCGCACTGACGCGCCCGGCGGCGGAGGAAGTGCGATGAAGCTCGAGGGACTGAAGGTCGTCGACCTCTCGGTGTTCCTGCCGGGGCCCTACATGACCCTGATGATGGCCGACCACGGGGCCGAAGTCGTCAAGGTGGAGCCGCCGGGCGGCGATCCGGGCCGCGAGATCGGCCCGGAGATCGGCGGAGAGACCGTGTTCTTCCGGGCCATGAACCGCGGCAAGAAGAGCATCGTCCTCGACCTGAAGAGCGAGAACGGCAAGAGGGCACTCGACGCGCTGGTCGCCGACGCGGACGTCTTCGTGGAGAGCTTCCGCCCCGGCGTCATGGACCGGCTCGGATTCGGGCCCGCGCGACTGCGGGCGATGAACCCGCGGCTGGTCTATTGCTCGATCAGCGCCTTCGGCCAGGACGGGCCGCTGCGCGATGCGCCGGCCCACGATCTGGCCGTCGAGGCCCGCTCCGGCGCGCTGACCTTGAACCGCGGCGCCGACGGAGCCCCGGCGATCCCCGGCGTCGCCGCCGCCGACATGCTGGCGAGCCTCCACGCCTTCGGCGCGGTGATGACGGCACTCTACCGCCGCGAGACCACCGGCAAAGGCGACCGGGTCGACATCGCGATGTTCGACGCGCTGCTCTCGGCCTACCCCAACCAGCTCGGCGCGGCGCTGGGGCTGAAGCGCGAGCCGGTCCACGCCGAGGAGCGCAGCCTCGGCGGCGCCGCGTTCTACAAGATCTACGAGACGGCCGACGCGCGCCACGTGGTCCTGGGCGGTCAGGAGCCGAAGTTCATCCGCAACCTCCTCACGGCGCTGGAGCGGCCGGACCTCGCCGCGCTCACCGAGGCGGGACCGGGCCGCCATCAACAGCCGCTGATGGACTTCCTCGCGCAGACCTTCCGCACCCGGACGCTCGCCGAGTGGGACGCCTGGTTCGAGGGCCGCGACGTCTGTTTCTCACCCGTCAAAGGGATCGGCGAGGCCCTCGGCGAACCGCAGGCTTTGGCGCGCGAGATGGTGCTGACGGACCTCGCCGGTGAGATCCACATCGGCACCGCCGGCCGCTTCGCCGACGAACCGGCGCGCCCCACCCTCACCGTTCCCGCCCTCGGCGAACACCAGACGATCTATGCCGACCGCATCCCGGCGGCGCTCAACGAGGACTGACACATGCCGACCTTCCACACCGTACGGGACCGCTGAGTCGATGCCGATCGCCGATATCAACAACCACGCGATGTACTACGAGACACACGGTCAGGGCGATCCCGTCATCCTGATGGGCGGCTGGGGCAGCTTCTGCCACGGCGAGGAGATGCACCTTCCGATCGGCCTCACCGACAACCACACGGTCGTGATCCTCGACTACCGCGGCATCGGCGAGTCCGAGGACGACGTGTCGATCCCCTCCTCGACGAAGCTCTACGCCGAGGACGCGGTCGCGCTGATGGACCACCTCGGGTTCGAGCGCTTCCACATGGTCGGCCTCATCGGCATGGGGGCGTGCATCGGCCAGGAGATCGCCGCGAATTGGCCGGACCGGGTCCGCTCGCTGGTCAACACCGGCGCGTGGCTGAAGGCGGACCGTTTCCTCGCCGACCAGCTCAACGTGATGACGGAGGTCCACCGCGACCTCGGCTTCATGGCGTTCCAGCGTCTGGTGACGGTGATGTCCTTCGCGCCCGACTACTACGCCAAGAACATCGACCGGCTGATCGGCCCGAACGGGGTATGGCACCACATCAACGGGCGGATGGAGACCCACGAGCGCTTCGTCAACGCCTGCCTGACGCACGACATGACCGACCGCGCGAAGGCCATCGAGGCACCGACCTTCGTGCTGCACGCGCATCAGGACCAGGTGACCGGCCCGCGCACCACGCAGCCGATCGAGGACGCGATCCCGAACGCGGTCGGCTACCACATGCCCGACGCCGCCCACGTCATCGCAGGCAAGGCGCAGAAGCTCGAATTCGGCCGGGTCCTGTGCGACTTCCTGTCCAAGCACTGAACCGGTGAACACGTCCGCCCGACGAGGCGTCGAGGAGAACGACATGACGGCATCCCCCCCCTCACCGAGCCGGACCGGTCAGGGTCCCCTCTCGGACCTGCGCGTGCTCGAGATGGGCCAGCTTCTCGCCGGTCCGTTCTGCGGCCAGCTCCTGGCCGATTTCGGCGCCGAGGTGGTGAAGATCGAGGCGCCCGGCATGGGCGATCCGATGCGCCAGTGGGGCACGGAGAAACCGCAGGGCGTGTCGCTGTGGTGGTCGGTGGTGGCTCGCGGCAAGAAGTCCATCGAGGTGGACGCGCGCCAGACCGAGGGCCGCGACATCATCCGCAAGCTGGTGGCCGAGACGGACATCCTGATCGAGAACTTCCGCCCCGGCACCATGGAGAAGTGGGGCCTCGGCTACGACGAGCTTTCCAAGATCAATCCCCGTCTCATCATGGTGCGAGTGTCCGGCTACGGCCAGAGCGGGCCCTATTCGAAGAAGGCCGGCTACGGCTCGATCGGCGAGGCGATGGGGGGCTTGCGCTACGTCGTGGGCGATCCGACGACGGCACCGAGCCGCATGGGCATCTCCATCGGCGACACGCTGGCGGCGACCTTCGCCTGCCTCGGCGCGATGATGGCGCTCCACGTGCGCACCTCCACCGGGCGCGGCCAGATGGTCGACAGCGCCATCTACGAGGCCGTTCTCGCCGTGATGGAGAGTCTCGTCACCGACTACGACCAGATCGGCTACGTGCGCGAGCGCACCGGCGCGATCCTGCCGAAGATCGCCCCCTCCAACGTCTACCCGACGAAGGACGGCAAGTTCAGCCTGATCGCGGCGAACCAGGACGGCGTGTTCCGCCGGCTGTGCGCCGCCATGGGCCGGCCCGAGCTCGGCACCGATCCGCGCTATGCCGACCACACCTCCCGCGGCGAGCGTCAGGTGGAACTCGACGAGATGGTCTCCGAATGGACGCGCACCCTCGACAGTACGGACCTCGGCGCGCTGCTCGACGAGCACGGTGTGCCGTGCGGCGACATCTACCGCGCGCCCGAGATGCTGGCGGATGCGCACTTCAAGGCGCGCGATGCCATCGTCTCCGTTCTCCACCCGAAGCTGGGGGAGATGAAGATGCAGAACGTGGCGCCGCGCCTGTCCGAGACGCCGGGATCGGTGCGCGCCGTGGGGCCGGAACTCGGCGAGCACAACGCCGAGATCCTAAAGGGGCGCCTGGCGCTCGACGACGCGACGCTGCAGG
This portion of the Acuticoccus sp. I52.16.1 genome encodes:
- a CDS encoding MaoC family dehydratase is translated as MRQAVKEIGPQRYRETFGRYYDDFKIGDVYEHRPGRTITETDNTWFTLLSMNTHPMHFDKEYAKHSEFGQIIVASPFTVAVIVGMSVTDVSQKAKANLGWKEIRMPAPVFVGDTIYAWSEVLDKRESKSRPGDGIVTIKSVGTKQDGTVVCEFERVMLIPKAGADFDDAANY
- a CDS encoding acyl-CoA dehydrogenase family protein, with the translated sequence MNIALSPAEATLSDDDEAQLLDAIDKWVEGELKPVAMKYDHADEYPHDIVEQMKDFGLFGATIPQEYGGLGLPATTYAKIVMRMAATWMSPTGIFNSHLMMAAAVQRFGTEAQKVEWLPKFASGEIRGGLALTEPDCGTDLQAVRTVARRDGDHYVINGTKTWISNGIEGSCVALLVKTDPAAEPRHKGMSLFLTPKGPGFRVGRKLEKLGYKSIDSAELVYEDYRVPADHLVGGEEGRGFAQVAGGLELGRINVAARGAGLAEGALQRASDYAQIRKTFGKEIIHHQLIAAKIGEMATRARAARLLVLDAAATYDRGERCDMEAGMAKFFASEAGLENATEAMRIHGGYGYSKEYDIERLYRDAPLMCIGEGTNEMQRLIIGKQYAKRAPVR
- a CDS encoding CaiB/BaiF CoA-transferase family protein yields the protein MRPLEGIRILTLEQFGAGPYGSMALADLGAEVIKVENAATGGDASRHVGPHMLGEGDSQYFQTFNLNKKSVALDLKTEAGRAAFRTLAATADAVVNNMRGDQPEKLGIDYASLRDVKPDIVCLHISAYGRDNERKGWPGYDYLMQAEAGLMSMTGEPDGPPTRLGLSMIDFMTGITGALGLVSAILKARTSGKGCDVDTCLFDVALHQMSYPATWYMNEGDAPRRLPRSAHPSGVPVQTFPTADGWIFVMCMTQKFWLNLVAGMDRMDLADNPLFVDMAARRTNREALADTLDETFRTRTTEEWLAVLSGSLPVAPVYDVPSAFANPWLDTVGMRQTIRHPAKSDFSVLSSPIKVNGVRATAHPASGLGADTEAVLREAGVDPETLAALTRPAAEEVR
- a CDS encoding CaiB/BaiF CoA-transferase family protein, which gives rise to MKLEGLKVVDLSVFLPGPYMTLMMADHGAEVVKVEPPGGDPGREIGPEIGGETVFFRAMNRGKKSIVLDLKSENGKRALDALVADADVFVESFRPGVMDRLGFGPARLRAMNPRLVYCSISAFGQDGPLRDAPAHDLAVEARSGALTLNRGADGAPAIPGVAAADMLASLHAFGAVMTALYRRETTGKGDRVDIAMFDALLSAYPNQLGAALGLKREPVHAEERSLGGAAFYKIYETADARHVVLGGQEPKFIRNLLTALERPDLAALTEAGPGRHQQPLMDFLAQTFRTRTLAEWDAWFEGRDVCFSPVKGIGEALGEPQALAREMVLTDLAGEIHIGTAGRFADEPARPTLTVPALGEHQTIYADRIPAALNED
- a CDS encoding alpha/beta fold hydrolase, whose protein sequence is MPIADINNHAMYYETHGQGDPVILMGGWGSFCHGEEMHLPIGLTDNHTVVILDYRGIGESEDDVSIPSSTKLYAEDAVALMDHLGFERFHMVGLIGMGACIGQEIAANWPDRVRSLVNTGAWLKADRFLADQLNVMTEVHRDLGFMAFQRLVTVMSFAPDYYAKNIDRLIGPNGVWHHINGRMETHERFVNACLTHDMTDRAKAIEAPTFVLHAHQDQVTGPRTTQPIEDAIPNAVGYHMPDAAHVIAGKAQKLEFGRVLCDFLSKH
- a CDS encoding CaiB/BaiF CoA-transferase family protein — encoded protein: MTASPPSPSRTGQGPLSDLRVLEMGQLLAGPFCGQLLADFGAEVVKIEAPGMGDPMRQWGTEKPQGVSLWWSVVARGKKSIEVDARQTEGRDIIRKLVAETDILIENFRPGTMEKWGLGYDELSKINPRLIMVRVSGYGQSGPYSKKAGYGSIGEAMGGLRYVVGDPTTAPSRMGISIGDTLAATFACLGAMMALHVRTSTGRGQMVDSAIYEAVLAVMESLVTDYDQIGYVRERTGAILPKIAPSNVYPTKDGKFSLIAANQDGVFRRLCAAMGRPELGTDPRYADHTSRGERQVELDEMVSEWTRTLDSTDLGALLDEHGVPCGDIYRAPEMLADAHFKARDAIVSVLHPKLGEMKMQNVAPRLSETPGSVRAVGPELGEHNAEILKGRLALDDATLQAYAEAGVIGRVAEVMA